A genomic segment from Flavobacterium litorale encodes:
- a CDS encoding electron transfer flavoprotein subunit beta/FixA family protein — translation MKILVCISHVPDTTSKINFTNNDSEFDTNGVQFVINPNDEFGLTRAIWFKEKQGANVTVVNVGGPDAEATLRKALAIGADEAIRVNANPTDGMFVAKQLAEVVKSGSYDLIIAGKESLDYNGGMVPGMLSALLDYDFVNSCISLEVDGSDAKAVREIDGGKETLSTKLPLVIGGQKGLVEEKDLKIPNMRGIMMARQKKLNVLEPVGADNATQAVKFEKPAPKSAVKLVDADNLDELVNLLHNEAKVI, via the coding sequence ACAGTGAGTTTGACACCAATGGTGTGCAGTTTGTAATTAACCCTAATGATGAATTTGGTTTAACCAGAGCAATTTGGTTTAAAGAGAAACAAGGAGCTAACGTAACAGTGGTTAACGTAGGCGGACCTGATGCCGAAGCTACGCTTAGAAAAGCACTAGCAATTGGTGCTGATGAAGCTATACGCGTAAACGCGAACCCTACTGATGGTATGTTTGTAGCAAAGCAGCTTGCCGAAGTAGTAAAAAGTGGAAGTTACGACTTGATTATAGCAGGTAAAGAATCCTTAGATTATAATGGTGGAATGGTTCCTGGAATGCTTTCGGCATTATTGGATTACGATTTTGTAAACTCATGCATTAGTCTTGAAGTTGATGGTAGCGATGCCAAAGCTGTAAGAGAAATAGATGGTGGTAAAGAAACTTTAAGTACTAAATTGCCACTTGTAATTGGCGGACAAAAGGGACTTGTTGAGGAGAAAGACCTTAAAATACCCAACATGAGAGGTATTATGATGGCAAGACAGAAAAAGCTTAATGTACTAGAGCCTGTAGGCGCAGATAATGCTACACAAGCGGTAAAGTTTGAGAAGCCTGCACCAAAATCGGCAGTAAAGCTAGTAGATGCAGATAACCTTGATGAGCTTGTTAACTTACTTCATAACGAAGCTAAAGTAATTTAA